The Spea bombifrons isolate aSpeBom1 chromosome 4, aSpeBom1.2.pri, whole genome shotgun sequence genome segment CAtcttcatcctcctcctccggGGAAAGTTCTGGATGAGGCGCGGTGCCTTCTTCTATGTGGGgaggaggtggtggtggtgttgcACTCTggaaaataacatgaaaacatAATCCTAGGCACCATCTGGTTCCTTGCACCCCAAAAGCCAGCCCAACCTTATAACTTCTTACCTCTGATTTGTATTTCTCACGGATTTGGGGCCAAACAGAGTCCTGGAAACTACTAACATCCAAAGAATATGACCCTCCCAGGATAGCCTGTTAATGGGAAgggaaaaaggaaaatgaaCAACGTTATAGACTCTAGAATGAGTCTAGAGAATCCAGCATCGCTGAGGGAGTTCTCTGGTATTAACTTGCAGATCTGTACAGCATACTATACAGCTCTGGATAAAGCCTCACCAGCGCCTCTTCATTAGAGAAAGCACCGTCTCCGTCGGTATCCAACTCCGTGTGAGAGAGCATCTCCGGGGCGGACAGCCTGGGAGACAGATATCACATTTTGATTGACAGAATCTGTATGCTACATAATTCTCAATTCCACAAAACGTATCCATTAAGCCATTACAGGCTTATTGCTGATGTGTGTGCTGGCTGGGCAAACTCAAgctacagtcgtgtgaaaaagaatcTTCGAATTCTATGGCCTTGCATATCAGCATGACAACcgtctgttccttagcaggtctacaaattaggtaaatacaacctcagacgaatacatgacatattacactgtgtcacggtttattcaacaaaaataaagccaaaatgaagaagccatgtgtgaagtTCACCCTTACTGCCTCCGCAGGAATTAAGATGGGTGTAGTTTATTTTTCAGATGACTGTATGTAGCTTTGGTCGGGGGACAGCTCCTGTAAGCCTCTGACACATGCTAACCAGCTTAAGACAGAATAGCTTGGCCCGTAGATCACATGATTTAAGTGAGCAAAGGTCACAAAATCAGTTCAGAGTCGTGcaatgatttaaagggacacaccgGTGTCCCAGGCAGCCCTTTAAACAAATACtgcatattcatttttaaaaatatgcattttttttttaaacctgtaatacaaaaataattacttaCCTTTCAAACCTTACAGCCTCCATCGTGATCCGATTTGTGCCACTGACTCGCTGCTTAAAGcgtccaatcagtggcaggaaagcgctgaCCCCGCGTCAGGAGATGTCTTCTGACATCTCCTGCATTGCAActagcagggggggggggttggatgAAGAGCAAGGGAGACAACACctaaatgtaaagggaccaccaAGCTACGGCACGCATCAGAGAGGATGAAAATAACATGGTTGGCGATTGAAACGATCTATCTGCACACTCACATCCCGTCGGAGTCCAGGTCCAACTCAGTAAAAGCCTCCAGGGCCCTCTGCTTCTCCATCTCGGCTTTCTCTGCCTCCTGTCGCTCTGCAATGTACACACGCGTGTGTTATGCTCACATGCGCAGGTTAAGCGGCTGTAACGCGGCACCGTGCCGTGGACTCGGGTTACCTTCCCAGGCTTTCTTGTGCGCCTCCTTGGCCTCCTGCTCCGGCTTCTCGGCCTCCTCTTTCTCGGCCCGTAGAGCCTCCACCTGTTCCTGCAAACCCTGGCGCTTCTGCACCATGTCCTGCAGCTTCACCTGCGGCAGAAGGAACACGGAACGTAAGAGCGGCGCGATAAAGAAGAGCGTGTCCGGTCACTACATTAAAACAGTGTGATCAGCACCTGGTTCTCCTCCCGGCCCTTCTTGGCCTCTTCGATATACTGCTGCTTCAGACGGAAGCCTTCTGTGGCCACCTCTGCTTGCTTCTGGAGCTCCTCTCGCTCTTTCCTCCCCATCTCCCTAAGGAAGAAACAGAGAGGATCCTCCAATCACCTTCACCCTTCTTCCACGTGGCAACATAAAGCGCGATCCGACTGCGCAAAGCAAGGAGTATCTCACCTGCAGGTATTCTGGCAAACGGCTCCGCTGTTATACTCGTCCGTGGTGTCGCAGCAATCTACAGATGGAAAAAGAGTGTCAGCTCTGCAGGGCAGCCCCCTCGATAGAATACCACTCTTCCCAAACTAAACCTATTTCTACCTTACTTCCAGCTGCATGTCAGACTATAAAGTCATCAGACCTCTTTGCATCAgcattagagtgtaagctctgtgGAACAGAGTCCACTTACCACATATGCCGTCGTTGACCCGCGATGACGGGATGTACTGGGGCTTGAATCCGGCGTTAGTGCAGTGAAACCTCCCGTTGGAGCACGCCGCCGTGCCTGGAGCGGGGCAAAAACAGCGCACAGAAATAATACATTCCGGGGCCTTATTAACCCCACGTGAGATACCCCATAAGAGCGTTACCCGGGAAACGCTCAGACGGGAATGCAGGGATAAGCTTCATACATCGCCTGCTAAAGGCGTAGTCTATCCTTTTTCACCACGCCCAGCGTTCTCTTACCAGGTTCGTCGGTTCCATCCGAACAGTCACAGTAATCGTCGTTCACCCGATCGAACGGAATGGTGCGGGATCCGTCTAGACAGGTAAATGGCTTGGAATCGTCATAGAAACCGCGATctgaaaaaggaagaaagaaaacatttggagatttataaaataatcataaagaaTACAGCTGTGGAGAAAACCAGGAACTCCGTGTGgatctgaaaaataaatatatatatatatatatatatatacatacacacagcatatggacaaaagtattgggacacctgaccatgaCATCAGCAGGGACTTTGacgacatcacattctaaacacAAAGACAttatatgaagttggtccccccctttgcagttatAACGGCTTTCACTCATTTGAGAAGGATTTCCAGAGGTTCTTCCTCCACAAACCCATCCAGCCGTGTCTTTatagccccagaccattatccctcctccatcaAACAGAGAAGCGGGATCCGTCACCCCGCAGAAGACGTTCCCTCTGCTCGGGAGTCCGGTGGCGACGTACTTTATGACACTCGATCCGACGCCCTGTGTTGTAGGTTTTTGTGCCGATATTAAAGCCGGTGGAAGTTTGGATCTCTTCAGCTATGGACCCAGCAGAGCGTTGGCGACTTCTACGCATCTCGACACTCGGggaccccgctctgtgactttacgggGTCTTGTCACACGTCCTGTCACAGCACCCACACCCCCCCATCACAGCAAAGTCACAGAACTCTTCAGAACGccccttttttttcataaatgtttgTCAATACAGGCTGCAGGCGTGTGATTTTATACAACTGCGGCCGAGATTGAACTTTATAATGAATAGgtgcgtcccaatacttttgtccatatagcgtaTATACAGTAGGTTTctaacacacattatatatatatatatatatatatatatatatatatatatatatatatgaaacattttaGGTTACGGGCgtcaatatacattatatacaacaTACAGCGTGCATTACGAAGAGACAACACCAGGAAGTAACTTTCGGCAAGGAGGGCGGAATTGGCCCCGCGtaatgcattatattatattatatacggtatatacctcCTGGAGGGACAGCTAGTACCCCCCGGTACAGGAGACGTATACATTCACAGAGAGGAAGGACTCGGAAAAAGCAGACAAGGCATTAAGGATCTCAATGTGTCCGGCGTGGAGAGAAGAGGGGGAGGGGACGGGATAGAaagatttaaatacttaaagggatttttaacaaagtgcaggagggacgtttattccaaagaaggagaaatgttacaactAAAGTACCTGATCTTAAAATcggaggaagttttactttattaagaggttggtagataagcagaacagcctccccgcagaggtggtagatgccaatatataaatgcaCGGTACAGGAATTGAAGACAAGACCAATTACTGATTAAGGTCGGAGTCTTTATATCcggggaaaatgggcagatctGCTGTggaatgttatgtttttattataaaggaAAGAGATATGGTATAGGAGGGTGCTATTGGATGATTAATGCTGTCATATACCATAGCAATGTATAGCGGCAGAATGATGGCCGGCGGTTGTGAATGACAGCCGCCTCGTACCTCAGTGCACATACATGTATCCGGCGCCGTGTGTCTCACCGTGCGCCCTGTCACATCGCAGCGAGACACGCGTGGGGGAATAAAGGGACGCGACATTTCTGTTTACTTTACTGTATACGGCCAGAGACAAGAGCCGATCTATAACGGGACGTCAGCCCCACATCagtcaataataaaaacaacaaataatcaggcaacaataatacaatatataataatctacCCAGATGTGCAATTAACTCTTCTTGCACCATGCATATGAcaggcgatatatatatatatatatatatatatatatatatatatatatatatatatataggatccAGATATTGTCGATCTGTGATTGACAGGTGCATGCGCAATACATTTTGAATACAGATGTTGTGCTTCCTGTATACTGGGATCACAGACATGCTTTCTGTTCCAACGCCTCTACTTGTAGCAAAATCACGCAATAATGTAGCAGTATTACAGAAACGGTTTTGAAATTATTATGATTTCCCTACATACTGGAATCATAAACACAGACGGACTGACGGGCAGAGAACACGGATCTAACTGAACCATCGGACGTTCACTCGCCAAACCGCCTGCAACACAAACACaggacctgccggcagatcagaccccgTCAACTcgctcgtttctcctgctgtaaagaccttaatcagtcgttggtcccgtcttagattcaggagccgtatgtctatcccatgcatgtttaataccctcactgtattagcctctaccctcttctgcagggaggctgttccgcgtACCTACCAAGCTCTCAGTAAAGTACCATAAGCAGGCAACAACAAGGCACAAGAAACATGgattaagataataaaaataaaaaagaatatatggCAACAGTAAGGTATTAGTAGCCTGGGGTAACCCAGTCCTGTTACTTGGCCTGCAGCAATCATCATGGCGGCAGAGGGGCTACCCCACACATAACGGGAAAAGCCATGACATATTCGATGGCCAAATCCTACAAGTGATCAGCGGCCGACAAGCGATCAGCAACCCAATCAAAAGCATGTATCTGGAGCACAGCCTGACGGAATACGGTATAAGTATGACCACTCTCCACCGTTTATTATTGGGGAGGGGActttattatatgattattcatttattataagaTCATTAGATATCCTGATCACAGATTACTCCTGATCTCTAGATTACGCGCTCGACCCTCTTTACCTAACATACAGCTtcatcttagtctgtcagttctagttctgtcagaccctttgaatgtagggactgtaggAAGCGCTGCGGgaactgttggtgctatataaataaaagataatggcTTTATAAAAGGAAACTATTACAGTACACttataataattatagaaatagattaatatatataatatatatatgttttatgacCCTGTGCAGAGACTAATCGAAATGAAAGATGAACTCACTGGACAATGAAACCCCTCGGGGTCGGTTCACCTCCACGGCTTTGCACCCCAAAACCCCCAAGATCAGCAGCATGATGAGCCCCATGTTTCAGTGCACACGGATACCGGTAGAGACAGCAGTCAATGGACAGCCTATCTGATAAcgccagcagcagcattgggctAAGCGGACTCACTTCCGGTTTACGTCATATCCGTGCGGGCGTGTAAGGACGCCATCTCTGATGCGGCGAATAACCTTTTTTCGCTAGAAATGCCATCTGAAACAGCCTTCGCCGAGATAGAATGTCATTGAGGTCCCACGCTGCCGCTGTCGCGATGTGTAGTATAAGCACTCGATAATGTATCGCTGTTTGGGAAATTGTATAGTGGAGacgccatcttgtggttggcacGAAGACACAAAGGAAGTTCCTGGTTTGCACTGCAGcccaattttgttttattgggcAAAGGATTTAAAGTGGTTTTGATTTAATAACCTTGGTTTTCTGCAACCTCCCGAAACGTTTCTCTGAGAGTTGCTTTTTGGTGTTAAGCCCGCGGGTGGTGTGTCTACAAGCTTCCTGTGAGTGGGGATGCTTATGGAATATGTAGCCTTCTGGGGAAGCCGTACCCAAATAAAACAGGGTGCCGCAGGGTTCATGGAACaattttctccttgagcataaccccccagctctgtattacccccccccccccggcgctgtatacagacaCCGAActcattctttatggcaatgctaatgaagtctgttcctccatagactttcattggtcACAATGTCCAGCTGGGCCCTTCTATTCATTACCGCAGGGAGTATggtaaggagtcagggtgtccGTCTAGCCAGCTTCTTAGCTGAAAGaggattatgggagatgtagtcatgtggcagctggagggccacactTTGGAGACCCCTGGTTTAGTCCATTGcggctcagataacagaacgAGAACTCTCTGCccaatatgcagctgcctgaaaatatcttatggggcaaaaacaagaactgtaaaaaaaaagaagaaagcagcgcaatgttttaaagtaattcattttaatgattttactatttaatatgtttcaacACTAAATAATAAAGCGCTCAGTGCCACGGACACTCGGGAGGGGATGATAGTTCTTATGTATCTTATTTGGGGTATAAACATGTTTCTCAATTAAATCTTGGAAGGATGTTGACAAATTGGTTCAGAAGGTTCAGAGGAGGGCGACtaaaatggtttgcaggataaaaatgatcaggaaagactgaaAGATTCCAATATGCACGacttggagaaaaaaagaaagagaaataaatCCTAGATATAATGTAtcgatgttttattttaatcagatggtggtagataagtggaacagcctcccagcagaagtggcagagggtaatacagtgaggggatttaaaaatgcatgggatagacatacggctcctgaatctaagacgagaccaacgactgattaaggtcggagtctttccagcaggagaaacgggcgaataGACGCGCCgacgggtctgatctgccggcacGTTCTGTGTTTCCGTTCTGGAATTgtgaaatgaaatacattttaggaCCTGATATAAAAAAGCAGCAGCATTATTTACCCATAGAAGGATATGTGACATACAGTACACAGGGTGCTATAACGAAACTATTGCCCCAAAGCCGCAAGATGGACAATCTATCCTCATCGCGGTCATAGAGCGGTAGAAGTTATgtgatattaatatttataggaCGGGCCTAGTGGGGTAGCAGCATGGCGACAGTCTCCGCGCTTCTAGGGGAAGTAATATGGCTGACATCATGCGCTGAACAGCAACGGCTTCATGGGAgaagcaagatggccgccgcaCACGTTCTGCTGCAGACGCAGTGTCCGGGAGTAGTAATATGGCCgtcaatacaaaaaaaggcacacGGCAGAGTAACCAATAAGCCGGCTTGTGTCCGGTATCCATGGAGACGGTTGCTTGGGGCTCATTGTAATCAAAAGTTGTGTAGAGCAGCAGAGGGCCGGAGTCTCCATTTACATTACACACGGGAAACCAGACAAGGTGGGTGAAACAGATCGTACAACAGCAAAATGATTGAAGCGTGCCTTCCAACTGTCCCTGTTTAGGCGCACCAGTCCCtccttttcctcccctgatgccccccatgtttgctgggtatgaggggatcgcagggttctaggGACCTGCTATACGGCAGGAaatgggttaatattttttttgttctaaataaaatacattatttttcttctgtgtcTCACCCAAAAGCCATGTATTTTACACAGGAATACCGAGTTAACGTAAGGTTGGGGTTTAATCTTCTTGCCGTTTGCCGCAGGCGGCCATGCCGAGCACGGTGACCCTCGACGCCGTGAAGCCCCCGATACACGAGCAGATCGCAGAGCTTCAGAAGAAGATCCAGCTTCTGGGTGAGTCTGCCTTCCTGTAATACGGCCGCGTCCCCTGCAGAGCTGACACTtttcatagctgccaacagtcccgatTTGGTTGGGACAAATCTAACAGCGgtaaaaacagtttaaaaaaatatacagtatcatTTTCTGTTTCAATCTTGAAATGCACTGTTTGTAGCAACTATATAGTTATGTGTCCTAGCTCTGTTATTTagcccaataaataataataatgataattttaataataataacccctgGGTCTGCTGCGCATGCACAGCATTCAGCGCTGCGCACGGGGCAGAGGCATTggtgtatttgtatgtattgtcGGTGAAATTCACGAATGGATCAGGCTGGTGGACGCCGTGTGTCTGTTTTGGGGACGCTGCGTGTTGTAATGAAATGATCACGTGGGGGCGTCTTTACCAGCGAGAGGGGGGCGGAGAATAGACCCTGCAGGGAGCTGTCCGTCATCATCTCGTCATCATCAGCCTCTAacctgaaagagcattatgggagatgtagtcctgcaacagACACCCTCAGtgcttatcatactgcctgtgagaAACAATAGAAGGGTGgagcagacttcattagcatcgccataaagcatcggctcggtgtggtgtttgagcaggaaagtcacccaaaatatcacatgactgataacaaTGGCCGCATCTAGGTCTGCAGATagagggagtttattggaacaaaattagttaAAACCAGCTTTATGTCAATGctgacctacattactgtatacagcgctggggggttatattactgtatacagagctggggggttatattactgtatacagagctggggggttatattactgtatacagcgctgggggttatattactgtatacagcgctgggggggtatattactgtatacagcgctgggggttatattactgtatacagcactgggggttatattgctgtatacagtgctggggggtatattactgtatacagcgctgggggggtatattactgtatacagcgctgggggggtatattactgtatacagcactggggggtatattactgtatacagtgctggggggttatattactgtatacagcgctggggggttatattactgtatacagcactggggggttatattactgtatacagcactggggggtatattactgtatacagcgctggggggtatattactgtatacagcgctgggggggtatattactgtatacagcgctggggttatattactgtatacagcgctgggggttatattactgtatacagcgctggggggtatattactgtatacagcgctgggggggtatattactgtatacagcactggggttatattactgtatacagcgctgggggttatattactgtatacagcgctgggggttatactactgtatacagtgcagggggttatattactgtatacagcactgggggttatattactgtatacagcgctgggggttatattactgtatacagcgctgggggttatattactgtatacagcgctgggggttatattactgtatacagcgctgggggttatattactgtatacagcgctgggggttatattactgtatacagcgctgggggttatattactgtatacagtgctggggggttaagCT includes the following:
- the PRKCSH gene encoding glucosidase 2 subunit beta, with protein sequence MGLIMLLILGVLGCKAVEVNRPRGVSLSNRGFYDDSKPFTCLDGSRTIPFDRVNDDYCDCSDGTDEPGTAACSNGRFHCTNAGFKPQYIPSSRVNDGICDCCDTTDEYNSGAVCQNTCREMGRKEREELQKQAEVATEGFRLKQQYIEEAKKGREENQVKLQDMVQKRQGLQEQVEALRAEKEEAEKPEQEAKEAHKKAWEERQEAEKAEMEKQRALEAFTELDLDSDGMLSAPEMLSHTELDTDGDGAFSNEEALAILGGSYSLDVSSFQDSVWPQIREKYKSESATPPPPPPHIEEGTAPHPELSPEEEDEDVEEGDEDDDDEQVEEDHRGPPSKTYGEDTEMPPYDEATQALIDAAEKARSQYEEAAKSMREMEDTIRSLEKEISLDFGPEGEFSYLYGQCYELSTSEYIYRLCPFNRVTQKPKHGGSETNLGTWGSWAGPEDNKFSAMKYEQGTSCWQGPSRSTLVKLSCGKETTVTSTSEPSRCEYLMEFFTPAACHPPQAQTGDHDEL